A region of Pseudomonas saponiphila DNA encodes the following proteins:
- the ptsP gene encoding phosphoenolpyruvate--protein phosphotransferase yields MLELTVEQISMGQTAVDKSAALHLLADKLVADGLVAEGYLAGLKAREAQGSTFLGQGIAIPHGTPETRDQVFATGVRLLQFPDGVDWGDGQIVYLAIGIAAKSDEHLRLLQLLTRALGETDLGQALRRASSPEALLKLLQGAPQELALDAQMIGLGVAAEDFEELVWRGARLLRQAECVSNGFAAVLQQVDALPLGDGLWWLHSEQTVLRPGLAFVTPDKPIRYLGQPLSGLFCLASLGEAHQALLERLCALLIEGRGQELGRATSSRAVLEVLGGELPADWPSARIALANAHGLHARPAKELAQLAKNFEGEIRIRIADGKDAAVSVKSLSKLLSLGARRGQVLELIAEPSIAADALPALLAAIEQGLGEAVEPLPAVSAPREEPQDVVVPISAPASGSLIQAIAAAPGIAIGPAHIQVQQAIDYPLRGESTARERQRLQQALADVRQDIDGLVQRSQAKAIREIFITHQEMLDDPELTDEVDTRLKQGESAEAAWMTVIESAAKQQEALQDALLAERAADLRDIGRRVLAQLCGIETPAEPDQPYILVMDEVGPSDVARLDPTRVAGILTARGGATAHSAIVARALGIPALVGAGASVLLIKSGTPLLLDGQRGRLHVDADSHTLQRAAEERDTREQRLKAAAEQRHQQAHTTDGHAVEVFANIGESAGVAAAVEHGAEGIGLLRTELIFMAHPQAPDEATQEAEYRRVLDGLAGRPLVVRTLDVGGDKPLPYWPIAKEENPFLGVRGIRLTLQRPLIMEAQLRALLRSADNRPLRIMFPMVGSVEEWRQARDMTERLRREIPVADLQLGIMIEVPSAALLAPVLAKEVDFFSVGTNDLTQYTLAIDRGHPTLSAQADGLHPAVLQLIDITVRAAHAHGKWVGVCGELAADPLAVPVLVGLGVDELSVSGRSIAEVKARIRELSLTQAQTLAQQALAVGSAHEVRALVEAM; encoded by the coding sequence ATGCTCGAGCTCACTGTTGAGCAGATATCCATGGGCCAAACGGCTGTGGATAAGTCCGCGGCGCTGCATTTGCTGGCCGATAAACTGGTGGCTGACGGCCTGGTGGCCGAGGGCTACCTGGCTGGCCTCAAGGCCCGCGAAGCCCAGGGCTCGACCTTTCTCGGCCAAGGCATCGCCATTCCCCACGGCACTCCGGAAACCCGCGACCAGGTGTTTGCCACCGGCGTGCGCCTGCTGCAGTTTCCCGACGGCGTGGATTGGGGCGACGGGCAGATCGTCTACCTGGCCATCGGCATTGCGGCCAAATCCGATGAGCATTTGCGACTCCTGCAACTGTTGACCCGCGCCCTGGGGGAAACCGACCTGGGCCAGGCCCTGCGTCGCGCCAGTTCCCCGGAGGCCCTGCTCAAGCTGTTGCAGGGGGCGCCCCAGGAGCTGGCGCTGGACGCGCAGATGATCGGCCTTGGAGTGGCGGCGGAAGATTTCGAAGAACTGGTCTGGCGCGGTGCCCGCCTGCTGCGCCAGGCCGAATGCGTGAGCAACGGCTTTGCCGCGGTGCTGCAACAGGTGGATGCGCTGCCCCTGGGCGACGGTCTTTGGTGGTTGCACAGCGAGCAGACCGTGTTGCGCCCAGGGCTGGCGTTCGTCACCCCGGACAAACCCATCCGCTACCTGGGCCAGCCTCTGAGCGGCCTGTTTTGCCTGGCCAGCCTGGGGGAAGCCCACCAGGCCCTGCTGGAGCGCCTGTGCGCGCTGCTGATCGAAGGCCGTGGCCAGGAATTGGGCCGCGCCACCAGCAGCCGCGCGGTGCTGGAAGTGCTCGGCGGTGAGTTGCCGGCGGACTGGCCCAGCGCCCGTATCGCCCTGGCCAACGCTCACGGCCTGCATGCCCGCCCGGCCAAGGAGCTGGCGCAGTTGGCGAAGAACTTCGAAGGCGAAATCCGCATCCGCATCGCCGATGGCAAAGACGCCGCCGTGTCGGTGAAAAGCCTGAGCAAGCTGCTGAGCCTCGGCGCGCGGCGCGGTCAGGTGCTGGAACTGATCGCCGAACCGAGCATTGCCGCCGATGCCTTGCCCGCATTGCTGGCGGCCATCGAGCAAGGCCTGGGCGAAGCCGTCGAGCCATTGCCGGCGGTCAGCGCCCCCCGGGAAGAGCCGCAGGACGTCGTGGTGCCGATCAGCGCCCCGGCTTCCGGCAGCCTGATCCAGGCCATTGCCGCCGCCCCCGGCATCGCCATCGGCCCGGCCCACATCCAGGTCCAGCAAGCCATCGACTACCCGCTGCGGGGCGAGTCCACCGCCCGCGAGCGCCAGCGCCTGCAGCAGGCCCTGGCCGACGTGCGCCAGGACATCGACGGACTGGTCCAGCGCAGCCAGGCCAAGGCCATTCGCGAAATCTTCATCACCCACCAGGAAATGCTCGACGACCCCGAGCTCACCGACGAAGTGGACACCCGCCTCAAGCAGGGCGAAAGCGCTGAAGCGGCGTGGATGACCGTGATCGAAAGCGCCGCCAAGCAACAGGAAGCGCTGCAGGATGCCTTGCTCGCCGAACGCGCCGCCGACCTGCGGGACATTGGCCGCCGGGTGCTGGCGCAACTGTGCGGCATCGAAACCCCGGCCGAGCCGGACCAGCCCTACATCCTGGTGATGGACGAAGTCGGCCCCTCTGACGTCGCGCGCCTGGATCCGACCCGGGTCGCCGGCATTCTCACCGCCCGCGGCGGCGCCACCGCCCACAGCGCCATCGTCGCCCGGGCCCTGGGGATTCCGGCCCTGGTGGGCGCGGGCGCCAGCGTGCTGCTGATCAAGTCCGGCACGCCCCTGCTGCTGGACGGCCAGCGCGGCCGCCTGCATGTCGACGCCGATAGCCACACCCTGCAGCGGGCCGCCGAAGAGCGTGACACTCGCGAGCAACGGCTCAAGGCTGCCGCCGAGCAACGCCATCAACAGGCCCATACTACGGACGGTCACGCCGTCGAGGTGTTCGCCAACATCGGTGAAAGCGCCGGTGTCGCCGCCGCCGTGGAACACGGCGCCGAAGGCATTGGCCTGCTGCGCACCGAACTGATCTTCATGGCCCATCCCCAGGCCCCGGACGAAGCCACCCAGGAAGCCGAATACCGCCGCGTGCTCGACGGTCTCGCCGGACGGCCGCTGGTGGTGCGCACCCTGGATGTGGGCGGCGACAAACCACTGCCTTACTGGCCGATCGCCAAGGAAGAAAACCCCTTCCTCGGCGTGCGCGGCATCCGCCTGACCCTGCAACGGCCGCTCATCATGGAGGCGCAGCTGCGCGCCCTGCTGCGCTCGGCGGACAACCGCCCGCTGCGGATCATGTTCCCCATGGTCGGCAGCGTCGAAGAATGGCGCCAAGCCCGGGACATGACCGAACGCCTGCGCCGGGAAATCCCGGTGGCCGACCTGCAACTGGGGATCATGATCGAAGTGCCGTCCGCCGCCTTGCTGGCGCCGGTGCTGGCCAAGGAAGTGGACTTCTTCAGCGTCGGCACCAACGACCTGACCCAATACACCCTGGCCATCGACCGTGGCCATCCGACCTTGTCGGCCCAGGCCGACGGCCTGCACCCGGCGGTGCTGCAACTGATCGACATCACCGTGCGCGCCGCCCATGCCCACGGCAAATGGGTCGGGGTCTGCGGCGAGCTGGCGGCCGACCCGCTGGCGGTGCCGGTGCTGGTAGGCCTGGGGGTGGATGAACTGAGCGTCTCCGGCCGCAGCATCGCCGAGGTCAAGGCGCGGATTCGCGAGCTCAGCCTGACCCAGGCGCAAACCCTTGCTCAACAGGCTTTGGCCGTCGGCAGCGCTCACGAAGTGCGTGCCCTTGTGGAGGCCATGTAA
- the pfkB gene encoding 1-phosphofructokinase — protein MAKILTLTLNPALDLTVQLARLEVGEVNRSNALHSHAAGKGLNVAQVLADLGHQLTVSGFLGENNPQAFDALFAQRGFVDAFIRVPGDTRSNIKLAEDDGRITDINGLGPEVSEAAQQALLERLEQIAPGHEAVVVAGSLPRGISPEWFQALLLRLKSLGLKVALDTSGAALRAGLAAGPWLIKPNTEELADVLGSPVLGVAVQAEAARLLLAQGVEHVVISHGAEGVNWFSAAPPLQALPPKVSVVSTVGAGDSLLAGMLHGLLGAQPFEQTLRTATAIAAMAVTQIGFGIRDRAQLARLEQGVRVHPLIEQ, from the coding sequence ATGGCAAAGATTCTCACCCTGACCCTCAACCCGGCACTGGACCTGACGGTGCAGCTGGCCCGCCTGGAGGTCGGGGAAGTCAACCGCAGCAATGCCCTGCACAGCCACGCAGCGGGCAAGGGCCTGAACGTGGCCCAGGTGTTGGCCGACCTCGGCCATCAACTGACCGTCAGTGGCTTTCTCGGGGAAAACAATCCACAGGCGTTTGACGCGTTGTTCGCCCAGCGCGGCTTTGTCGACGCCTTTATTCGTGTGCCCGGCGACACCCGCAGCAACATCAAGCTGGCCGAAGACGACGGGCGCATCACCGATATCAATGGCCTTGGGCCCGAAGTCAGCGAGGCGGCGCAACAGGCCCTGCTTGAGCGTCTGGAACAGATCGCTCCGGGGCATGAGGCGGTGGTAGTGGCCGGTAGCCTGCCGCGAGGGATCAGCCCCGAATGGTTCCAGGCGCTGTTGCTGCGCCTGAAAAGCCTGGGCCTGAAGGTCGCCCTCGACACCAGTGGCGCCGCCTTGCGCGCCGGTCTGGCGGCGGGGCCCTGGCTGATCAAGCCCAACACCGAGGAACTGGCGGACGTCCTCGGCAGCCCGGTGCTTGGCGTGGCGGTGCAGGCCGAGGCGGCGCGTCTTCTGCTGGCCCAAGGCGTCGAGCACGTGGTGATCTCCCACGGCGCCGAGGGCGTCAACTGGTTCAGCGCCGCACCGCCCCTGCAGGCCCTGCCGCCCAAGGTCAGCGTGGTCAGCACCGTGGGCGCCGGCGACTCGCTGCTGGCGGGCATGCTCCATGGCCTGCTCGGCGCCCAGCCGTTCGAACAGACCCTGCGCACCGCCACGGCGATTGCCGCCATGGCCGTGACCCAGATCGGTTTCGGCATCCGCGACAGGGCCCAACTGGCCCGGCTGGAGCAGGGGGTGCGCGTGCACCCCCTCATAGAACAATAA
- a CDS encoding PTS fructose-like transporter subunit IIB has protein sequence MKLAIITACPNGMVTSVLCARLLDAAAQRQGWSTSVEVHDDAHPERQLSATTIEAAEWVLVVSTGPVDLSRFVGKRVYRSTPSQALQDVDAVLRRGAEEAQIHVAAQASAEPLIEAGKRAPRLVAITACPTGVAHTFMAAEALQQTAKRLGYDLQVETQGSVGARNPLSAEAIAAADVVLLAADIEVATERFAGKRIYRCGTGVALKQAEATLNKALAEGQLETAAPGAQAPAKQEKTGVYKHLLTGVSFMLPMVVAGGLMIALSFVFGITAFKEQGTLAAALMQIGGETAFKLMVPLLAGYIAYSIADRPGLAPGMIGGMLASTLGAGFIGGIVAGFLAGYAAKAINKYARLPQSLEALKPILIIPLLASLFTGLVMIYVVGKPVAGMLEALTHFLDSMGTTNAILLGVLLGAMMCVDLGGPINKAAYAFSVGLLASQSYAPMAATMAAGMVPPIGLGIATFIARRKFAQTEREAGKAALVLGLCFISEGAIPFAAKDPLRVIPASIAGGALTGALSMYFGCKLMAPHGGLFVMLIPNAINHALLYLLAIVAGSLLTALVYAVVKRPEAVELALQPASS, from the coding sequence ATGAAGTTAGCCATTATTACCGCCTGCCCCAACGGCATGGTCACCAGCGTACTCTGCGCCCGCCTGCTGGACGCCGCGGCCCAGCGCCAGGGCTGGAGCACCAGCGTGGAAGTGCACGATGACGCGCACCCGGAACGCCAACTCTCGGCCACTACCATCGAAGCCGCCGAGTGGGTACTGGTGGTCAGCACCGGGCCTGTGGACCTGTCGCGTTTTGTCGGCAAGCGGGTGTACCGCAGCACCCCGTCCCAGGCCCTGCAGGACGTCGATGCCGTGCTGCGTCGTGGCGCCGAAGAGGCCCAGATCCATGTCGCCGCCCAAGCCAGTGCCGAGCCGCTGATCGAGGCCGGCAAACGTGCGCCGCGCCTGGTGGCGATCACCGCGTGCCCGACCGGCGTGGCGCACACCTTCATGGCCGCCGAGGCCTTGCAGCAGACCGCCAAGCGCCTGGGCTACGACCTGCAAGTGGAAACCCAGGGCTCGGTGGGCGCGCGTAATCCGCTGAGCGCCGAAGCCATCGCCGCCGCCGACGTGGTGCTGCTGGCGGCGGACATCGAAGTGGCCACCGAGCGTTTTGCCGGCAAGCGCATCTACCGCTGCGGCACCGGCGTGGCCCTGAAACAAGCCGAGGCGACCCTGAACAAGGCCCTGGCCGAAGGCCAGCTGGAGACCGCCGCTCCCGGCGCCCAGGCACCGGCCAAGCAGGAAAAGACCGGGGTCTACAAACACCTGCTGACCGGGGTGTCGTTCATGCTGCCGATGGTGGTGGCGGGCGGCCTGATGATTGCCCTGTCCTTCGTCTTCGGCATCACCGCCTTCAAGGAGCAAGGCACCCTGGCCGCGGCCCTGATGCAGATCGGCGGCGAGACCGCCTTCAAGTTGATGGTGCCGCTGCTGGCCGGATACATCGCCTACTCCATCGCCGACCGACCGGGGCTGGCGCCGGGGATGATCGGCGGCATGCTCGCCAGCACCCTGGGCGCGGGCTTCATCGGCGGCATCGTCGCCGGCTTCCTTGCCGGTTATGCGGCCAAGGCGATCAACAAATATGCGCGCTTGCCACAAAGCCTGGAGGCGCTGAAACCGATCCTGATCATCCCGCTGCTGGCCAGCCTGTTCACCGGGCTGGTGATGATCTACGTGGTGGGCAAACCGGTGGCGGGCATGCTCGAAGCCCTGACCCATTTCCTCGACAGCATGGGCACCACCAACGCCATTCTGCTGGGGGTATTGCTGGGCGCGATGATGTGCGTCGACCTGGGTGGGCCGATCAACAAGGCGGCCTACGCGTTCTCGGTAGGGCTGCTGGCGTCCCAGAGTTATGCACCGATGGCCGCGACCATGGCCGCGGGCATGGTGCCGCCGATTGGCTTAGGCATTGCCACCTTCATCGCCCGGCGCAAGTTTGCCCAGACCGAACGTGAGGCCGGCAAGGCGGCGTTGGTGCTGGGGTTGTGCTTTATCTCCGAGGGGGCGATTCCGTTCGCCGCCAAGGACCCGTTGCGGGTGATTCCGGCGAGCATTGCCGGCGGCGCCCTGACCGGGGCTTTGTCGATGTACTTCGGCTGCAAGCTGATGGCGCCCCACGGTGGCCTGTTCGTCATGCTGATCCCGAATGCCATCAACCATGCGCTGCTGTACCTGCTGGCGATTGTCGCGGGCAGCCTGCTCACTGCGCTGGTGTATGCGGTGGTGAAACGGCCCGAGGCGGTGGAGCTGGCCCTGCAACCCGCCTCTTCGTAG
- a CDS encoding DUF6124 family protein, giving the protein MKKIVPDPPVFHPSSRRNPDHDLANEVIRHALANTRINGSLIAALHPTAAGPAGTDSPFTVRPGISAEEALLHVSMLLKAAEEVSDEITEQASGVERGLIWSLVHSVEMARGVVDALLDGNRHAPG; this is encoded by the coding sequence ATGAAAAAGATCGTCCCCGATCCACCTGTTTTCCATCCTTCTTCCCGTCGTAATCCCGACCACGATCTGGCCAACGAAGTCATTCGCCATGCACTGGCCAACACCCGCATAAACGGCTCGTTGATCGCGGCTCTCCACCCCACCGCTGCGGGTCCTGCGGGCACCGACTCGCCCTTCACCGTCCGCCCCGGCATCAGCGCCGAAGAAGCCTTGCTCCACGTGTCCATGCTGCTCAAGGCGGCCGAAGAGGTGTCCGACGAGATCACCGAGCAGGCCAGCGGCGTCGAGCGTGGCCTGATCTGGTCCCTGGTGCATTCGGTGGAAATGGCCCGTGGCGTGGTCGATGCCTTGCTTGATGGCAATCGCCACGCTCCCGGTTGA
- a CDS encoding alkaline phosphatase D family protein: MSEFNLGRRRIMQIAGAGLLLPSLAPAVIASVKDRPQLTDGVQSGDLLGDKAMIWSRTDRPARMVVEWDTRSMFSNPRRFISPLADARTDFTARVELTGLPADQAIFYRVRFEDAQSGAASEPWFGHLRSAPSQRRDIRFVWSGDTVGQGFGINPDIGGMRIYEAMRLRLPDFFIHSGDTIYADGPVPAQLTVEDGRIWRNITTEAKSKVAETLDEYRGNYRYNLMDDNLRRFNVEVPQIWQWDDHEVVNNWSPGKQLDERYVVKDIQTLVGRARQAWLEYAPMRRQSADGGGRIYRKLSYGPLLDVFVLDMRSYRGANDDNLGGEKPFLGCEQLDWLKRELKDSLAQWKVVAADMPIGLGVPDGEVSPGVARWEAIANGDPGPAQGRELEIAELLAHLRKHQVRNHVWLTADVHYCAAHHYHPDRAAFQDFEPFWEFVAGPLNAGSFGPNVLDKTFGPEVVFQKAPPAQNTSPFAGFQFFGEVQIDGQSAELSVILRDLDGLAVYEQKLQLV; this comes from the coding sequence ATGAGCGAGTTCAACCTCGGCCGTCGTCGGATCATGCAAATCGCCGGGGCGGGGCTGTTGCTGCCGAGTCTGGCACCGGCGGTGATTGCATCGGTCAAGGATCGGCCGCAGCTCACCGATGGGGTGCAGTCCGGGGATCTGCTGGGGGACAAGGCGATGATCTGGAGCCGCACCGATCGCCCGGCGCGGATGGTGGTGGAGTGGGACACGCGAAGCATGTTCAGTAACCCTCGGCGTTTCATCTCGCCCCTGGCCGATGCGCGCACGGATTTCACGGCGCGGGTGGAGTTGACCGGGTTGCCGGCCGATCAGGCGATCTTCTATCGGGTGAGGTTCGAGGACGCGCAATCCGGTGCGGCCAGTGAGCCGTGGTTCGGCCATTTGCGCAGTGCGCCGTCGCAACGCCGGGACATCCGCTTTGTCTGGAGCGGCGACACGGTGGGCCAGGGCTTCGGCATCAACCCGGACATTGGCGGCATGCGTATCTATGAGGCCATGCGCCTGCGCCTGCCGGACTTTTTTATCCACAGCGGCGACACCATCTACGCCGACGGCCCGGTGCCGGCGCAGTTGACCGTGGAGGATGGGCGTATCTGGCGCAATATCACCACCGAGGCCAAGAGCAAGGTGGCCGAAACCCTGGACGAGTATCGGGGCAATTACCGCTACAACCTGATGGACGACAACCTGCGGCGCTTCAATGTCGAGGTGCCGCAGATCTGGCAGTGGGACGACCATGAGGTGGTCAACAACTGGTCGCCCGGCAAGCAGTTGGACGAGCGCTATGTGGTCAAGGACATCCAGACCCTGGTGGGCCGCGCGCGTCAGGCGTGGCTGGAGTATGCGCCGATGCGCCGGCAGAGCGCCGATGGTGGTGGGCGGATTTACCGCAAGCTCAGTTATGGACCTTTGCTGGATGTGTTCGTGCTGGACATGCGCAGTTATCGCGGCGCCAACGATGACAACCTCGGGGGTGAGAAGCCCTTCCTGGGCTGTGAGCAGTTGGACTGGCTCAAGCGTGAACTCAAGGATTCCCTGGCCCAGTGGAAAGTGGTGGCAGCGGACATGCCGATTGGCCTGGGTGTGCCGGATGGCGAGGTCAGCCCGGGAGTGGCGCGCTGGGAAGCGATTGCCAACGGCGACCCAGGACCGGCCCAGGGGCGTGAGCTGGAGATTGCCGAATTGCTGGCGCACCTGCGCAAGCATCAGGTGCGCAACCATGTGTGGCTGACGGCGGATGTGCATTACTGCGCGGCCCACCATTACCACCCGGATCGCGCGGCGTTCCAGGATTTCGAGCCGTTCTGGGAGTTTGTCGCCGGCCCCCTGAATGCCGGGAGTTTCGGGCCCAATGTGCTGGACAAGACCTTCGGCCCGGAAGTGGTATTTCAGAAGGCGCCACCCGCGCAGAACACCTCGCCCTTTGCCGGCTTTCAATTCTTTGGCGAGGTGCAGATCGACGGGCAGAGCGCCGAGTTGAGCGTGATCCTGCGGGACCTGGATGGCCTGGCGGTGTACGAGCAAAAACTGCAGCTGGTGTAA
- a CDS encoding PepSY domain-containing protein, producing MLKKTLFQLHWFFGISAGLVLALMGITGATVSFQDEILRALNPSALQVDPLPAGVLPPAELVDKIQAAAGKNVSMLWVETDSDNAARVFFTPPPGERRGQMRYFDPYTGELLGDAVGQDFFGFMLQLHRFLAIGDTGRQITGACTLILIFFCLSGLYLRWPRQVGNWRVWLTLDWAKKGRGFNWDLHAVFGTWCLLFYLLFALTGLYWSYDWYREGLTKLLSDSPHSERQRGGRGGPPPKGPAPVADYNALWSSIYSAAGKDLSAYNIRMPPVAGQPATVFYLLKGSPHDRALNQLTLDPVTGVISRHERYAEQSLKAQLLTSVYALHVGSYFGLIGRIVLTLASLSMPLFFITGWLLYLDRRRKKRQIKDARQGLESAANDGSAWLIGFASQSGFAEQLAWQTAGQLHSAGIAARVLPLGNFGEQDLRGAQRALFVVSTFGDGEAPDSARGFERKLLGRELSLPSLEYAVLGLGDRQYPHFCGFARRLHDWLANQGASTLFAPIEVDSGDSYALRHWQQQLGQLTGHAPVDLWQAPAFDNWTLTSRRLLNPESSGSGVYLLQLQAPSASGWLAGDLVEVMPRNSRGAVADFLAGLGLSGSTPVQLDGLQESLEQALGSRQLPENRAHLIGLHAQALVDALVPLNMREYSIASIAADGCLELLVRQECHPDGSLGIGSGWLTEHVAVGSSISLRVRRNSGFHLPAEPRPLILLGNGTGLAGLRSLLKARIADGQQRNWLIFGERNAEHDFYFKDELQEWRTRGDLSRLDLAFSRDQAEKVYVQDRLRQAADELKKWLADGAAIYICGSLQGMASGVDQVLDEVLGADQVERLIEQGRYRRDVY from the coding sequence GTGTTGAAGAAAACCCTGTTCCAGCTGCACTGGTTCTTCGGCATCAGCGCGGGGCTGGTCCTGGCCCTGATGGGCATCACCGGGGCGACAGTGTCGTTCCAGGACGAGATCCTGCGCGCCCTCAATCCTTCGGCGCTGCAAGTCGACCCGCTCCCGGCCGGGGTGCTGCCGCCCGCCGAACTGGTGGACAAAATCCAGGCCGCCGCAGGCAAGAACGTGTCCATGCTGTGGGTGGAAACCGACAGCGACAACGCTGCGCGGGTATTCTTCACCCCGCCGCCGGGGGAGCGTCGCGGCCAGATGCGCTACTTCGATCCCTACACCGGCGAGCTCCTGGGTGACGCGGTCGGCCAGGACTTCTTCGGCTTCATGCTGCAACTGCACCGCTTCCTGGCCATCGGCGACACCGGCCGGCAGATCACCGGTGCCTGCACCCTGATCCTGATCTTCTTCTGCCTGTCCGGGCTGTACCTGCGTTGGCCGCGCCAGGTTGGCAACTGGCGGGTATGGCTGACCCTGGACTGGGCCAAGAAAGGCCGCGGCTTCAACTGGGACCTGCACGCGGTGTTCGGCACCTGGTGCCTGCTGTTCTACCTGCTGTTCGCCCTCACCGGCCTGTACTGGTCCTACGACTGGTATCGGGAAGGCCTGACCAAGCTGCTCTCCGACTCGCCACACAGTGAACGCCAGCGCGGTGGGCGCGGTGGCCCGCCGCCCAAGGGTCCGGCCCCGGTGGCGGACTACAACGCCTTGTGGAGCAGCATCTACAGCGCCGCCGGCAAGGACCTCAGCGCCTACAACATCCGCATGCCGCCGGTGGCCGGGCAGCCAGCGACGGTGTTCTACCTGCTCAAAGGTTCGCCCCACGATCGCGCCCTGAACCAGCTGACCCTGGACCCCGTCACCGGGGTTATCAGCCGTCATGAGCGCTATGCCGAGCAGAGCCTCAAGGCGCAACTGCTCACCAGCGTCTACGCCCTGCACGTGGGCAGCTACTTCGGCCTGATCGGGCGCATCGTCCTGACCCTGGCCTCACTGAGCATGCCGCTGTTCTTCATCACCGGCTGGCTGCTGTACCTGGATCGCCGGCGCAAGAAGCGCCAGATCAAGGACGCACGCCAGGGCCTGGAAAGTGCCGCCAACGACGGTTCGGCGTGGCTGATCGGCTTCGCCAGCCAGAGCGGTTTTGCCGAACAACTGGCCTGGCAGACCGCCGGGCAACTGCACAGCGCGGGGATCGCCGCCCGCGTCCTGCCCCTGGGCAACTTCGGTGAACAGGACTTGCGTGGTGCCCAGCGTGCGCTGTTCGTGGTCAGCACCTTTGGCGACGGCGAAGCCCCGGACAGTGCCCGCGGCTTCGAGCGCAAACTGCTGGGCCGCGAGCTGTCGCTGCCGAGCCTGGAATACGCCGTGCTCGGCCTGGGCGACCGCCAGTACCCGCACTTCTGCGGTTTTGCCCGGCGCCTGCACGACTGGCTGGCGAACCAGGGCGCCAGCACCCTGTTCGCCCCCATCGAAGTGGACAGCGGCGACAGCTACGCCCTGCGTCATTGGCAGCAGCAACTGGGGCAACTCACCGGCCATGCACCGGTGGACCTGTGGCAGGCCCCGGCCTTCGACAACTGGACCTTGACCAGCCGCCGCCTGCTCAACCCCGAGAGCAGCGGCTCCGGGGTCTACCTGCTGCAACTGCAGGCCCCTAGCGCCAGCGGCTGGCTGGCCGGGGATCTGGTGGAAGTGATGCCGCGCAACAGCCGTGGCGCGGTGGCGGATTTCCTCGCGGGCCTGGGCCTTTCCGGCAGCACCCCGGTGCAACTGGATGGCCTGCAGGAAAGCCTCGAACAGGCCCTGGGCAGCCGCCAGCTCCCGGAAAACCGCGCTCATTTGATCGGCCTGCACGCCCAGGCCCTGGTGGACGCCCTGGTGCCCTTGAACATGCGCGAATACTCCATCGCCTCGATTGCCGCCGATGGTTGCCTGGAGTTGCTGGTACGTCAGGAATGCCACCCTGACGGCAGCCTGGGCATTGGTTCCGGCTGGCTCACCGAACATGTCGCGGTGGGTTCGAGCATCAGCCTGCGGGTGCGGCGCAACAGCGGCTTCCACCTGCCGGCCGAACCTCGCCCACTGATTCTGCTGGGCAACGGCACCGGGTTAGCGGGCCTGCGCAGCTTGCTCAAGGCACGCATCGCCGACGGCCAGCAACGCAACTGGCTGATCTTTGGCGAGCGCAACGCCGAGCATGATTTCTACTTCAAGGACGAACTGCAGGAATGGCGCACCCGTGGCGACCTGAGCCGCCTGGACCTGGCCTTCTCGCGGGATCAGGCCGAGAAGGTCTACGTCCAGGATCGCCTGCGCCAAGCGGCCGACGAACTGAAGAAATGGCTGGCCGATGGCGCCGCGATCTACATCTGCGGCAGCTTGCAGGGCATGGCTTCGGGGGTAGACCAGGTGCTCGACGAGGTGCTGGGCGCCGACCAGGTCGAACGCCTGATCGAACAGGGACGCTACCGCCGCGACGTTTACTGA